A stretch of the Polyangiaceae bacterium genome encodes the following:
- the rplU gene encoding 50S ribosomal protein L21: MATAVIRTGGKQYRVAQGDTLVVEHLAGEPGTKVEFTEVLMISGDSIKVGKPTVAGAKVSAEIVEHGRGEKITTFKFKRRKKYHRKMGHRQELTSVKITGIQG, translated from the coding sequence ATGGCAACTGCAGTCATCCGCACCGGCGGCAAGCAATATCGAGTGGCCCAGGGCGACACCCTCGTGGTGGAGCACCTCGCGGGCGAACCCGGCACCAAGGTGGAGTTCACCGAGGTGCTGATGATCTCCGGCGACAGCATCAAGGTGGGCAAGCCCACCGTCGCGGGCGCGAAGGTCAGCGCCGAGATCGTCGAGCACGGCCGTGGTGAGAAGATCACGACCTTCAAGTTCAAGCGCCGCAAGAAGTACCACCGCAAGATGGGGCACCGTCAGGAGCTCACTTCGGTCAAGATCACGGGCATTCAGGGCTGA
- the rpmA gene encoding 50S ribosomal protein L27: protein MAHKKGGGSTRNGRGSNAQHRGVKVYGGEAIRAGGILVRQVGQSIAPGKNVGVGRDYTLFALVDGVVAYEFATKDKKRVSVYPVTAS from the coding sequence ATGGCACACAAAAAAGGTGGCGGTTCCACTCGTAACGGTCGCGGCTCGAACGCGCAGCACCGCGGCGTGAAGGTGTACGGCGGCGAAGCGATTCGCGCCGGTGGCATCCTGGTGCGCCAGGTCGGGCAGTCGATCGCGCCTGGCAAGAACGTCGGCGTCGGCCGCGACTACACGCTGTTCGCCTTGGTGGACGGCGTCGTCGCCTACGAATTCGCCACCAAAGACAAGAAGCGCGTCTCCGTCTATCCGGTGACGGCAAGCTGA
- a CDS encoding HAD family hydrolase, with the protein MRHQRQEARLRLSGDGKLTRFKLLVTDLDGTLLDSSGQVHESDYRAIAELTKRGVHVSVCTGRMYSGTREIARSIGVAGAVGCLDGSQVVDCRDDSSIATHPILSEAAEPLFDAVEEFDPITFLFAEDTILHDERGDPFLPFVGLWSKRSVRLPRVLDPSHFAEDRTVAALVSLGEEAQIRATAQRIFERVGDHIQIGFFSVARQDLDASWGMVVRAAGVSKATALGRIAEHYGVTLEETVAVGDWVNDISMLKAAGRSYAMGQAPDEVKAAATETLEADAWSGGGIEEAARRAGLL; encoded by the coding sequence ATTCGCCACCAAAGACAAGAAGCGCGTCTCCGTCTATCCGGTGACGGCAAGCTGACCCGCTTCAAGCTGCTCGTCACCGACCTCGACGGCACCCTGCTCGACTCGAGCGGTCAGGTGCACGAGAGCGACTACCGAGCCATCGCAGAGCTCACGAAGCGCGGCGTCCACGTCTCCGTGTGCACGGGGCGCATGTACTCGGGCACCCGGGAGATCGCCCGCAGCATCGGCGTGGCCGGGGCCGTCGGTTGCCTGGACGGCAGCCAGGTGGTGGATTGCCGCGACGACAGCTCCATCGCCACCCACCCCATCCTCAGCGAGGCCGCGGAGCCGCTCTTCGACGCCGTCGAGGAGTTCGACCCGATCACCTTCCTGTTCGCGGAGGACACCATCCTCCACGACGAGCGCGGCGACCCCTTCCTGCCCTTCGTGGGCCTCTGGTCCAAGCGCTCGGTGCGCCTGCCCCGGGTGCTCGATCCCAGCCATTTCGCCGAGGATCGCACGGTGGCGGCGCTGGTCTCGCTGGGCGAGGAGGCGCAGATCCGCGCCACCGCGCAGCGCATCTTCGAGCGCGTGGGCGACCACATCCAGATCGGCTTCTTCTCGGTGGCGCGCCAGGATCTCGACGCGAGCTGGGGCATGGTCGTGCGCGCGGCGGGCGTCAGCAAGGCCACGGCCCTCGGGCGCATCGCCGAGCACTACGGCGTGACGCTGGAGGAGACCGTCGCCGTGGGCGACTGGGTGAACGACATCTCGATGCTGAAGGCCGCCGGCCGGAGCTACGCGATGGGCCAAGCACCGGACGAGGTGAAGGCCGCGGCGACCGAGACGCTGGAGGCCGACGCCTGGAGCGGCGGCGGCATCGAAGAGGCGGCCCGCCGCGCGGGTTTGCTCTGA
- the mutL gene encoding DNA mismatch repair endonuclease MutL, with protein sequence MGNVRILPPELANQIAAGEVVERPSSAVKELLENALDAGARRCQVEIEAGGVGLIRVSDDGSGMSDDDAKLALERHATSKIGSLAELGHVRTFGFRGEALPSIASVSRFALTTRARESDAGVELVVEAGAPPTARPAGTPVGTTVAIRDLFYNVPARRKFLRATGTEAGHVTDVVESAALARPDVSFTLVRDGRPVREWLHVTTRAERVAQVLGDSELARCTGERGPLSVEAFLGRPETARAGAGGLRLFVNDRPVRDRALALAVAQAYGSVLERGRYPRGVVYLDIDPALVDVNVHPQKAEVRFADPRAVNDALYSILSRELSSAFSIPPARRWNPARVAPPPPPPAPPEPAAPAAEPADPWGLAATAPDPPAASYSKPEEPLVAVQDAARAPIRPRPEMRWANLRFVAQVRHTFLVCEADDGLYVLDQHAAAERVTFDKLRKAYRSSAVSSQALLFPVMMEVTGAEADLVATRGEEIAAVGLDLRVRGPETLSIHAVPKLLQKASPERLVRDLLSEVLRGGGRGFSDAVDLALATMACHASIRAGDPLSAGEATALLRALDEADFAGHCPHGRPVVTFTGWNELDRRVGRR encoded by the coding sequence GTGGGGAACGTCCGCATCCTGCCCCCGGAGCTCGCGAACCAGATCGCCGCCGGCGAGGTGGTCGAGCGCCCGTCGAGCGCCGTGAAGGAGCTGCTCGAGAACGCGCTGGATGCCGGGGCGCGCCGCTGTCAGGTCGAGATCGAAGCCGGCGGCGTCGGCCTGATCCGGGTCTCCGACGACGGCAGCGGCATGAGCGACGACGACGCGAAGCTCGCGCTGGAGCGCCACGCGACCAGCAAGATCGGCTCCCTCGCCGAGCTCGGCCACGTCAGGACCTTCGGCTTTCGGGGTGAGGCGCTGCCGAGCATCGCCTCGGTCAGCCGCTTTGCGCTGACGACCCGCGCACGAGAGAGCGACGCCGGCGTCGAGCTCGTCGTCGAGGCTGGGGCGCCCCCGACGGCGCGCCCCGCCGGCACGCCGGTGGGCACCACGGTGGCGATCCGCGACCTCTTCTACAACGTGCCGGCGCGCCGCAAGTTCCTGCGGGCCACCGGCACCGAGGCGGGGCACGTGACCGACGTGGTCGAGTCCGCGGCGCTGGCGCGCCCGGACGTCAGCTTCACGCTGGTGCGCGATGGGCGACCGGTGCGCGAATGGCTGCACGTGACGACCCGCGCCGAGCGCGTGGCGCAGGTGCTCGGCGACTCCGAGCTGGCCCGCTGCACCGGCGAGCGCGGCCCGCTCTCCGTGGAGGCGTTCCTGGGGCGACCGGAGACTGCGCGAGCCGGCGCCGGCGGGCTCCGGCTCTTCGTCAACGACCGTCCGGTGCGCGATCGCGCGCTGGCGCTGGCGGTCGCGCAGGCCTACGGCAGCGTGCTGGAGCGCGGGCGCTACCCGCGCGGCGTCGTCTACCTGGACATCGATCCCGCGCTGGTGGACGTGAACGTGCACCCGCAGAAGGCCGAGGTGCGCTTCGCCGATCCGCGCGCGGTCAACGACGCGCTCTACTCGATTTTGTCGCGGGAGCTGTCGAGCGCGTTTTCCATCCCGCCGGCCCGGCGCTGGAACCCCGCGCGCGTCGCGCCGCCCCCGCCGCCACCCGCGCCGCCCGAGCCTGCCGCCCCCGCCGCCGAGCCCGCCGATCCTTGGGGGCTCGCGGCGACCGCGCCTGACCCGCCGGCGGCGAGCTACTCCAAGCCGGAGGAGCCCCTGGTCGCGGTGCAGGACGCGGCCCGCGCGCCGATCCGCCCGCGGCCCGAGATGCGCTGGGCCAACCTGCGCTTCGTCGCTCAGGTGCGCCACACCTTCCTGGTCTGCGAGGCGGACGACGGTCTGTACGTCCTCGATCAGCACGCCGCCGCCGAGCGCGTGACGTTCGACAAGCTGCGGAAGGCGTATCGCTCGAGCGCGGTCTCCTCGCAAGCGCTGCTGTTCCCCGTCATGATGGAAGTGACCGGCGCCGAAGCCGACCTGGTCGCCACGCGCGGCGAGGAGATCGCGGCCGTCGGGCTCGATCTGCGCGTGCGCGGGCCCGAGACCTTGAGCATCCACGCCGTGCCGAAGCTGCTGCAAAAGGCCAGCCCCGAGCGCCTGGTCCGCGACCTCCTGAGCGAGGTCCTGCGCGGCGGCGGCCGCGGCTTCTCGGACGCGGTGGATCTGGCCCTCGCGACCATGGCCTGTCACGCCAGCATTCGCGCCGGCGATCCGCTCTCCGCCGGCGAGGCCACGGCGCTGCTCCGCGCGCTCGACGAGGCCGACTTCGCCGGGCACTGCCCGCACGGGCGCCCGGTGGTGACGTTCACGGGCTGGAACGAGCTGGACCGTCGCGTCGGGCGGCGCTGA
- the miaA gene encoding tRNA (adenosine(37)-N6)-dimethylallyltransferase MiaA produces the protein MSDELLVVVGPTASGKTELAVRLAEALGGEVVSADSVQVYTRFEIGTGKPSAAELARAPHHLIDVVEPNQPLDAAQWAQLAEAKIREISARGRRVIVCGGTFLWVRALLYGLAETPPADAQIRQAHQRRAEAEGRAALHAELVRVDPDSAARLNPNDLVRVSRALEVFELSGAPLSRWHAEHAFARVRHPHRLLGVRQSADALDARIARRLDRMLEAGWVAEVEALIAQGFGEARAMGSVGYKQIREAVSSGNTADLRERIYRATRVFARRQRTWLRAQPVEWLKPERAFAGDLASALAERE, from the coding sequence ATGTCGGACGAGCTGCTCGTCGTCGTGGGCCCCACCGCGTCCGGCAAGACCGAGCTCGCGGTGCGCCTCGCCGAGGCGCTCGGGGGCGAGGTCGTCAGCGCCGACAGCGTGCAGGTCTACACCCGCTTCGAGATCGGCACCGGCAAGCCCAGCGCCGCGGAGCTGGCGCGCGCGCCGCATCACCTGATCGACGTGGTCGAGCCCAATCAGCCGCTCGACGCCGCCCAGTGGGCCCAGCTCGCGGAGGCAAAGATCCGCGAGATCTCCGCGCGGGGACGGCGCGTCATCGTGTGCGGCGGCACCTTCCTCTGGGTGCGCGCGCTGCTCTACGGTCTGGCGGAGACGCCGCCGGCCGACGCGCAGATTCGCCAAGCTCACCAGCGGCGCGCCGAGGCCGAAGGACGCGCCGCGCTCCACGCCGAGCTCGTCCGGGTCGATCCGGATTCGGCGGCGCGGCTCAATCCGAACGACCTCGTCCGAGTGAGCCGCGCGCTCGAGGTGTTCGAGCTGTCGGGAGCGCCGCTCAGCCGCTGGCACGCGGAGCACGCCTTCGCCCGCGTGCGTCACCCGCACCGGCTGCTCGGCGTGCGCCAATCCGCCGACGCGCTCGACGCGCGCATCGCGCGGCGCCTCGATCGCATGCTGGAGGCAGGCTGGGTGGCGGAGGTCGAGGCGCTGATCGCCCAAGGCTTCGGCGAGGCCCGCGCCATGGGCTCGGTGGGCTACAAGCAGATCCGCGAGGCGGTCAGCAGCGGCAACACCGCCGATCTTCGCGAGCGCATCTACCGCGCGACCCGCGTGTTCGCGCGGCGGCAGCGCACCTGGCTGCGCGCTCAGCCGGTCGAATGGCTCAAGCCCGAGCGCGCGTTCGCCGGTGACCTCGCGTCAGCTCTTGCCGAGCGCGAGTGA
- a CDS encoding S8 family serine peptidase yields MRSGLMLRASACVVLVASAAVAQVDARSLGRVLEHKSPDRALSVLVELPPGAPAPPGLVSVAPGFAAYHGNVASVAALASAHPHWPITWAPPRRPLLNAADDTTRVAQFRDLTGLTGTGVVVGIVDTGFDPKHPDLRDAAGKSRVAWALDFSMQPLGRHPDLEADFGCTGNGYSCAVLSADDIDELIASDSVLLPRDTLGHGTHVASLAAGNGLSQSPAKYVGVAPEATIVGVRVTRSGDGAILDPDVLLATRFVFERAKELGSPAVVNLSLGSDFGGHDGLTPLERGLAAFVGPGTVGRAIVVAAGNSGGVYGAVYSGYPQPFGIHTEVHVPRESSVRVPIITPPVGKSSTSATVYVWISGRPGDRLEVGVDDSDGEWIEPLPPGEGAAYSDKGVEVTILNQVVGAGSPITQGSNGAVVIIEGTWAASTTFALRLEGHGTARMWLQSEGDLTPGAGSPGALFPRASKEGTIGIPASSSALIAVGATVNRVLWEDRNQEKVVLQKLGTMSPPVPDSTAYFSGAGPSSSGQMKPDLVAPGAFVIGAMSSLSDPDKNGGAGIFAGGSVCGERPGCLVIDDFHALSSGTSMAAPIVSGAIALLFQRDPSLDQLGVRTLLQAGSRALDGTVLLEQQVGPGELDLVGTLAVMDSAKSPLGTEPDASESWIALAASYAHPDPSWPLEALLELRSAEENIVDGFDPSSLELAVEGGRVVTPLTRLAPGLWRFAAAGDAGSGGGELRLALSFRGQPFLARSVPIAVDRALAEEGADARGGCSITDRGLHPGVFLLLSIFWARRRNTRSRS; encoded by the coding sequence GTGCGTTCCGGTCTGATGCTCCGCGCCTCGGCGTGTGTCGTGCTGGTGGCGTCCGCAGCGGTCGCGCAGGTGGACGCGCGCTCGCTCGGGCGCGTGCTGGAGCACAAGTCGCCGGATCGCGCGCTCTCGGTGCTGGTGGAGCTACCGCCGGGCGCGCCGGCGCCGCCGGGGCTGGTGAGCGTCGCCCCCGGTTTTGCCGCCTACCACGGCAACGTCGCCAGCGTGGCGGCCCTAGCCTCCGCTCACCCACACTGGCCGATCACTTGGGCGCCGCCCCGCCGCCCGCTGCTCAACGCCGCCGACGACACCACGCGTGTCGCGCAGTTCCGCGATCTCACCGGCCTCACCGGCACAGGCGTGGTGGTGGGCATCGTCGACACCGGCTTCGATCCGAAGCACCCGGACTTGCGCGACGCCGCCGGCAAGTCCCGCGTCGCCTGGGCGCTGGACTTTTCCATGCAACCCCTGGGGCGTCACCCGGATCTGGAGGCCGACTTCGGCTGCACCGGCAACGGCTACTCCTGCGCGGTGCTCTCGGCAGACGATATCGACGAGCTGATCGCCAGCGACTCGGTGCTCCTGCCCCGCGACACGCTCGGCCACGGCACCCACGTCGCGTCGCTCGCGGCGGGCAACGGCCTGTCGCAGAGCCCTGCCAAATACGTCGGGGTCGCACCCGAGGCGACGATCGTCGGCGTGCGCGTCACGCGCAGCGGGGACGGTGCGATCCTCGATCCCGACGTGCTCTTGGCCACGCGCTTCGTGTTCGAGCGCGCCAAGGAGCTCGGCTCGCCCGCGGTGGTGAACCTGAGCCTGGGCAGCGACTTCGGGGGCCACGACGGGCTCACGCCGCTCGAGCGCGGGCTCGCGGCGTTCGTCGGGCCGGGCACTGTCGGGCGCGCCATCGTCGTCGCCGCGGGCAACAGCGGCGGGGTCTACGGGGCGGTCTACTCCGGATATCCGCAGCCGTTCGGCATCCACACCGAGGTCCACGTGCCGCGCGAGTCGAGCGTGCGCGTGCCCATCATCACGCCGCCGGTGGGAAAGAGCAGCACCAGCGCCACGGTCTACGTTTGGATCAGCGGTCGCCCCGGTGATCGCCTGGAGGTCGGTGTGGACGACTCCGACGGCGAGTGGATCGAGCCCTTGCCGCCGGGAGAGGGCGCCGCCTACTCGGACAAAGGCGTGGAGGTGACGATCCTGAACCAGGTCGTGGGAGCGGGCAGCCCGATCACCCAGGGCTCGAACGGCGCCGTGGTCATCATCGAAGGGACGTGGGCCGCCAGCACCACCTTCGCGCTGCGGCTCGAAGGTCACGGCACCGCGCGGATGTGGCTACAGAGCGAGGGCGACCTCACGCCGGGCGCCGGGTCCCCCGGCGCGCTGTTCCCGCGCGCGAGCAAGGAGGGGACCATCGGCATCCCAGCCTCGAGCTCGGCGCTCATCGCGGTCGGCGCCACGGTCAACCGAGTGCTCTGGGAGGATCGCAACCAGGAGAAGGTCGTGCTGCAAAAGCTCGGCACGATGAGCCCGCCGGTGCCCGACTCGACGGCCTATTTCAGCGGAGCCGGTCCGAGCTCGAGCGGTCAGATGAAGCCGGATCTGGTGGCGCCAGGCGCGTTCGTGATCGGCGCGATGTCCTCGCTGTCCGACCCCGACAAGAACGGCGGCGCGGGCATCTTCGCGGGCGGCAGCGTGTGCGGCGAACGCCCCGGCTGCCTGGTCATCGACGACTTCCACGCGCTCTCCAGCGGCACGTCGATGGCCGCGCCGATCGTGTCCGGCGCCATCGCGCTGCTCTTTCAGCGCGATCCGTCGCTCGACCAGCTCGGCGTGCGGACGTTGCTCCAGGCCGGCTCTCGCGCGCTCGACGGAACGGTGCTGCTCGAGCAACAGGTGGGACCGGGCGAGCTCGACCTGGTCGGCACCCTCGCGGTGATGGATTCGGCGAAGTCGCCGCTCGGGACCGAGCCGGACGCGAGCGAAAGCTGGATCGCGCTCGCGGCCTCCTACGCGCACCCCGATCCCAGCTGGCCCCTCGAGGCGCTGCTCGAGCTGCGCTCCGCCGAGGAGAACATCGTGGACGGTTTCGATCCTTCGAGCCTCGAGCTGGCCGTGGAGGGCGGGCGCGTGGTGACGCCGCTGACCCGGCTGGCACCCGGGCTCTGGCGCTTCGCCGCGGCTGGGGATGCGGGCTCGGGAGGCGGCGAGCTCCGGCTCGCGCTCAGCTTCCGGGGCCAGCCGTTCCTGGCTCGGAGCGTGCCCATCGCGGTGGATCGGGCCCTCGCCGAAGAGGGTGCCGACGCCCGCGGCGGCTGCTCGATCACTGACCGAGGCCTGCACCCCGGCGTGTTTCTGCTGCTCTCGATCTTCTGGGCGCGCCGGCGCAACACAAGGAGCCGGAGCTGA
- a CDS encoding redoxin domain-containing protein has protein sequence MSQSSVVLVVTLVSCAAAAPPPKPASTAAHAEPARAGPGGEEEPRISPRGWLGVEVSVAPDADGGVLVRNVLRGSPAERAGLETGDRILKLDGAPVLGPEDVVRLVGAREPGARVPLVVRRGDSQRLLAAELGAAPDESGVMKLSFVDAAAPRLESLEAVQGSVEPSLPALRGRVVVLEFWAPWCGVCRFLVPKMNEWHERYSAQGVVVLGITMDAVVPATHAAAQLGIGYPVASDHSGKTTQAYRANALPTLFVIDKRGVVRDVMVGYSSERLAELERLVQSLTDER, from the coding sequence ATGTCGCAGAGCTCGGTCGTGCTCGTCGTCACGCTCGTGAGCTGTGCGGCCGCCGCGCCGCCGCCCAAGCCGGCCTCCACCGCGGCGCACGCCGAGCCGGCGCGCGCGGGGCCGGGCGGCGAGGAGGAACCTCGGATCTCGCCGCGCGGCTGGCTCGGCGTGGAGGTCAGCGTGGCCCCGGACGCCGACGGCGGCGTCCTGGTTCGCAACGTGCTGCGCGGCTCCCCGGCCGAGCGCGCGGGGCTCGAGACGGGGGACCGGATCCTGAAGCTGGATGGTGCGCCCGTGCTGGGGCCGGAGGACGTGGTGCGTCTGGTGGGAGCGCGGGAGCCTGGCGCGCGAGTGCCGCTGGTGGTGCGCCGTGGGGATTCCCAGCGCCTCTTGGCGGCCGAGCTCGGCGCTGCGCCGGACGAGAGCGGGGTGATGAAGCTCTCGTTCGTGGACGCGGCCGCGCCGCGCCTCGAGTCCCTCGAGGCCGTCCAGGGCAGCGTGGAGCCGAGCCTGCCCGCGCTGCGTGGTCGCGTGGTGGTGCTCGAGTTCTGGGCGCCCTGGTGCGGCGTGTGTCGGTTCCTGGTGCCGAAGATGAACGAGTGGCACGAGCGCTATTCGGCCCAGGGCGTGGTCGTGCTCGGGATCACCATGGACGCGGTCGTGCCCGCGACGCACGCCGCGGCGCAGCTCGGCATCGGCTATCCGGTGGCCTCCGATCACAGCGGCAAGACCACGCAGGCCTACCGCGCCAACGCGCTGCCGACCTTGTTCGTGATCGACAAGCGCGGCGTGGTGCGGGACGTCATGGTGGGATATTCGTCGGAACGGCTGGCCGAGCTGGAGCGGCTGGTGCAGAGCCTGACCGACGAGCGCTGA
- a CDS encoding shikimate dehydrogenase, with translation MHSAGYRALGLPFVYVPFALVEADLPAALAGMRALGIRGFGVSMPFKLSVMPLLDRLDPLAERIGAVNTIVNDDGVLTGHNTDAWGAARALAEALPLAGKRVVVIGAGGAARAAAFAFHEAGMRVHIANRTKAKAEALARDIAIDIDSSGLDGLAALDGVDAVVNCSSAGMDEYGAEVVVPEGLLQPGRVIMDIVYKPVHTRLIEAAERAGARTVHGGRMLLHQACRQFELYTGRDAPIAVMQAALEAGIGQ, from the coding sequence ATGCACAGCGCCGGGTATCGGGCCTTGGGGCTGCCCTTCGTCTACGTGCCCTTCGCGCTGGTCGAGGCGGACCTGCCGGCGGCGCTCGCCGGCATGCGCGCGCTCGGCATCCGCGGCTTCGGCGTGTCGATGCCCTTCAAGCTCTCGGTGATGCCCCTGCTCGATCGCCTCGACCCGCTCGCGGAGCGCATCGGGGCCGTCAATACCATCGTCAACGACGACGGCGTGCTCACCGGTCACAACACCGACGCCTGGGGCGCCGCCCGCGCGCTGGCCGAAGCGCTGCCGCTCGCAGGCAAGCGGGTCGTGGTGATCGGAGCCGGGGGCGCGGCCCGCGCCGCCGCCTTCGCCTTCCACGAGGCCGGCATGCGCGTCCACATCGCGAATCGCACGAAGGCGAAGGCCGAGGCGCTGGCGCGCGACATCGCGATCGACATCGACTCGAGCGGCCTCGACGGCTTGGCCGCTCTCGACGGCGTGGACGCCGTCGTCAACTGCTCGTCGGCGGGCATGGACGAGTACGGCGCGGAGGTCGTCGTGCCCGAGGGCCTGCTGCAGCCAGGGCGGGTGATCATGGACATCGTCTACAAGCCCGTTCACACGCGCCTGATCGAGGCGGCCGAGCGCGCTGGAGCGCGCACGGTCCACGGGGGACGCATGTTGCTCCACCAGGCCTGCCGGCAGTTCGAGCTGTACACGGGGCGGGACGCCCCGATCGCCGTGATGCAAGCCGCGCTAGAGGCGGGAATCGGCCAGTAG
- a CDS encoding nucleoside deaminase, with product MGEALAEADLAEAHADVPIGCVIVGATGQLLARGHNRRELDDDPTAHAEILALRDASKVVGHWRLDGATVYATLEPCPMCAGALVNARVARLVYGAPDPKAGAVDTLFEIGRDPRLNHRFAITAGVRRDECAARLSAFFAKLRALGQK from the coding sequence ATGGGTGAGGCCCTGGCCGAGGCGGACCTGGCCGAGGCCCACGCGGACGTGCCGATCGGCTGCGTGATCGTCGGCGCGACCGGCCAGCTGCTCGCGCGTGGGCACAACCGCCGCGAGCTCGACGACGACCCGACCGCCCACGCGGAGATCCTGGCGCTCCGCGACGCCTCCAAGGTCGTCGGCCACTGGCGCCTGGACGGCGCCACCGTGTACGCGACGCTCGAACCCTGCCCGATGTGCGCCGGGGCGCTGGTCAACGCCCGTGTCGCGCGCTTGGTCTACGGGGCGCCCGATCCCAAGGCGGGCGCGGTGGACACGCTGTTCGAGATCGGGCGTGACCCGCGCTTGAACCATCGCTTCGCGATCACCGCGGGCGTGCGTCGCGACGAGTGCGCCGCGCGCCTGAGCGCCTTCTTCGCCAAGCTGCGCGCGCTCGGGCAGAAGTAG